The following coding sequences are from one Megamonas funiformis window:
- the cobD gene encoding threonine-phosphate decarboxylase CobD — translation MQKFEHGGDLKKIMAQENLDKIIDFSANINPYGLSKNIKKAIVDHIDDIIHYPEPDARELCGKIAENYGISADKIIVGNGAVELLYILCHILKPKNALIVSPGFSEYERAAKASGANINYVMLSEKQEFNSPMRDLIVNIKGNDILFIGNPNNPTGTLFTVEDMELLIEHAENNGCFVVVDESFMDFIKTSEAFSVLPLVEKYHNLFVLHSLTKFYALPGLRLGFAATDHEVLDPLYQAKDPWNVNALAQIAGMVALEDKVYQRRSRTYTRTEINYLYEELETFDKLKVYEPTVNFILVNIEKTKMTANELKAKLLSYGIAIRNCENYPGLNEYFVRFAVRTREENDELIDALTEILA, via the coding sequence ATGCAAAAGTTTGAGCATGGCGGAGATTTAAAAAAAATAATGGCACAAGAAAATTTAGATAAAATCATAGATTTCAGTGCTAATATAAATCCATATGGATTATCTAAAAATATAAAAAAAGCGATTGTTGACCATATTGATGATATAATTCATTATCCAGAGCCAGATGCAAGAGAGCTTTGTGGTAAAATCGCCGAAAATTATGGTATCAGTGCAGATAAAATTATCGTAGGTAATGGCGCAGTAGAATTATTATATATACTTTGCCATATATTAAAGCCAAAAAATGCGTTGATTGTGTCTCCAGGTTTTAGCGAATATGAAAGAGCAGCTAAAGCTTCTGGAGCGAATATAAATTATGTAATGTTATCTGAAAAACAGGAATTTAATTCTCCTATGCGAGATTTAATTGTGAATATAAAAGGCAACGATATTTTATTTATCGGCAATCCTAATAATCCAACAGGTACGTTATTTACTGTAGAAGATATGGAGCTTTTGATTGAACATGCTGAAAATAATGGCTGTTTTGTAGTTGTTGATGAGTCTTTTATGGATTTTATCAAAACAAGTGAAGCTTTTTCCGTACTTCCTTTAGTGGAAAAATATCATAATTTATTTGTATTGCATTCTTTGACTAAATTTTATGCATTACCAGGACTTCGCTTAGGTTTTGCAGCTACAGACCATGAAGTTTTAGACCCACTTTATCAGGCAAAAGACCCATGGAATGTGAATGCTTTAGCACAGATTGCAGGTATGGTAGCTTTAGAGGATAAAGTATATCAGCGTCGCAGTAGAACATATACAAGAACAGAGATAAATTATCTTTATGAAGAGCTGGAAACTTTTGATAAGTTGAAGGTATATGAGCCAACTGTTAATTTTATTTTAGTGAATATAGAAAAAACAAAGATGACAGCTAATGAGTTAAAAGCAAAATTATTATCATATGGCATAGCTATTCGCAATTGTGAAAACTATCCAGGATTAAATGAGTATTTCGTGCGTTTTGCAGTGCGAACTCGTGAAGAAAATGATGAATTAATTGATGCTTTAACAGAGATTTTAGCTTAA
- a CDS encoding DUF445 domain-containing protein has product MSKKTQATLVLVIMFLGFIATYKLDSFWGLLLNHGFLAALIGGLADWFAVTALFRKPLGFISYRTEILPRNRERIMDEIVKFIGRDLLNPEYIINNIKNYNMAMMVVEYAQKGGKEKAKVALKELVMQVINSLDTRKVGYSLASALKSRRKNFNIARIIIQFLLDFIKTPAGDKCIDYIIKMVRATVPELLVKDFMHKLIDDNVSIIKEKYIKDSQKRSFMFEMMDLSSENLTQKLNKKLDEYTNLLLDYDSKEREHLKTLLAEKIEILGSRNGYKQKVAQLEHYFFVKNFDFSDNLVSLIDNFCQNSENREQLWKQIEDYIDNLIAKLAVDNEMQAKLNKFFINTITKIIQNNSQWGLDYIKDELMKYSQQEFVDLVEKRVGDDLQMIRINGSVVGAIAGMGLYVISFVVERMCG; this is encoded by the coding sequence ATGTCGAAAAAAACACAGGCTACATTGGTTTTAGTCATCATGTTTTTGGGATTTATTGCTACATATAAATTAGATTCTTTTTGGGGCTTGTTGCTAAATCATGGATTTTTGGCTGCCTTAATCGGTGGTCTAGCGGATTGGTTTGCAGTTACAGCTCTATTTAGAAAACCACTGGGCTTTATCTCTTATCGTACGGAAATATTACCTCGTAATCGTGAACGCATCATGGACGAGATAGTAAAATTTATCGGTAGAGATTTATTAAATCCAGAATACATCATTAATAATATTAAAAATTATAATATGGCAATGATGGTAGTAGAGTACGCTCAAAAAGGTGGTAAAGAAAAAGCCAAAGTAGCATTAAAAGAATTAGTTATGCAGGTGATTAATTCACTTGATACGAGAAAAGTAGGTTATTCATTGGCAAGCGCCTTGAAGAGTCGTCGTAAGAATTTTAATATAGCAAGGATTATTATTCAATTTTTACTAGATTTTATCAAGACACCAGCAGGGGATAAATGCATAGACTATATTATAAAAATGGTCAGAGCTACAGTGCCTGAATTGTTGGTAAAGGATTTCATGCATAAACTAATTGACGATAATGTAAGCATTATCAAAGAAAAATATATAAAAGATAGTCAAAAACGTAGTTTTATGTTTGAAATGATGGATTTATCTAGTGAAAATTTGACACAGAAGTTAAATAAAAAATTGGATGAATATACTAATTTATTACTTGATTATGATAGTAAAGAACGTGAACATTTAAAAACTTTACTTGCAGAAAAAATAGAAATTCTAGGTAGTAGAAATGGCTATAAGCAAAAAGTTGCTCAATTAGAACATTACTTTTTCGTGAAGAATTTTGATTTTAGCGATAATTTAGTGTCTTTAATCGATAATTTCTGCCAAAATAGCGAAAATAGAGAACAATTATGGAAGCAAATTGAAGATTATATAGATAATCTTATTGCTAAATTGGCTGTAGATAATGAAATGCAGGCTAAATTAAATAAGTTTTTCATTAATACAATAACGAAGATAATTCAAAATAATTCACAATGGGGCTTAGATTATATCAAAGATGAATTGATGAAGTATTCACAGCAAGAATTTGTCGATTTAGTAGAAAAACGTGTTGGTGATGACCTTCAAATGATACGTATAAACGGTTCTGTAGTTGGTGCTATTGCCGGTATGGGATTATATGTAATATCCTTTGTTGTGGAAAGGATGTGCGGATAA
- a CDS encoding TrkH family potassium uptake protein has product MMKYIRKLNPYQIVLCSYGIIILTGTMLLMLPITVVDIEPLSFVDALFMSASAVCVSGVSIFSLGDNFSVFGQIIIIILVQIGALGIMTITTILAVVMGKRIQLRDRLLIQESLQRWSVAGVVRLVISIVKMTVAFEFIGGVILTIIFCQDYSVGTAIYFGFWHSVSAFCNAGFDILGGSNFADYIFHPFFNLILLIEVICGGLGFAVLLDIYQKRKWQKLSINSKLVLVTTGFLILIGSVFIFILEYGNQNTLGDLGLFDKVMVSTFMASMARTSGFSMLDIGSLTEPSLLLIMFLMFIGGSPASTGGGIKTTTIAVIFAAIWSLIRGREDVVIFERTVPPIVIFRAMSIFFVSAIVVFLMSMFLCLTEDIALSKILFESVSMFATVGLPTGTINEMDASSRIVIIFVMLMGRIGIISFAMALVIRKKKNKIRYPEDKFIIG; this is encoded by the coding sequence ATGATGAAATATATTAGAAAATTAAATCCATATCAGATTGTTTTATGTAGTTATGGAATAATAATATTGACTGGTACTATGTTGTTGATGTTGCCGATTACAGTGGTAGATATCGAGCCTTTGAGCTTTGTCGATGCATTATTTATGTCAGCGTCAGCAGTATGTGTATCGGGTGTTTCCATATTTAGTTTAGGTGATAATTTTTCTGTATTTGGGCAAATAATAATTATTATTTTGGTGCAAATTGGAGCTTTAGGAATTATGACTATCACTACTATTTTGGCAGTGGTGATGGGTAAACGCATTCAACTTCGAGATAGATTATTAATTCAAGAGTCATTGCAAAGATGGTCAGTGGCTGGAGTAGTGCGACTTGTAATCAGTATTGTGAAAATGACTGTTGCTTTTGAATTTATAGGTGGAGTTATTTTAACAATTATTTTCTGTCAAGATTATAGTGTAGGCACAGCTATTTATTTTGGTTTTTGGCATTCTGTATCGGCTTTTTGTAATGCAGGTTTTGATATTTTAGGTGGAAGTAATTTTGCAGATTATATTTTTCACCCATTTTTCAATCTAATATTATTGATAGAAGTTATTTGTGGCGGATTGGGTTTTGCTGTTTTATTAGATATCTATCAAAAGCGCAAATGGCAAAAATTGAGTATTAATAGTAAGCTTGTACTTGTTACTACTGGTTTTTTAATTCTTATCGGCAGTGTATTTATTTTTATTTTGGAATATGGAAATCAAAATACTTTAGGCGATTTAGGTTTATTTGATAAAGTGATGGTAAGTACATTCATGGCTTCGATGGCTAGAACATCAGGATTTTCAATGCTCGATATAGGCTCATTGACAGAACCTAGTTTATTGTTGATTATGTTTTTGATGTTTATTGGCGGTTCGCCAGCTTCAACAGGTGGCGGTATTAAAACTACTACTATAGCTGTTATCTTTGCAGCAATTTGGTCGCTCATTCGCGGTCGTGAAGATGTTGTTATCTTTGAGCGTACTGTACCACCGATTGTCATTTTCCGTGCAATGAGTATTTTCTTTGTCAGTGCGATTGTCGTATTTTTGATGTCAATGTTTTTATGTTTGACAGAAGATATTGCTTTGTCTAAAATCTTATTTGAGTCTGTATCTATGTTCGCTACTGTAGGTCTGCCTACAGGTACGATAAATGAAATGGATGCTTCTAGTAGAATTGTAATTATTTTTGTAATGTTGATGGGACGAATTGGTATTATTTCTTTTGCGATGGCACTTGTTATTCGTAAGAAGAAAAATAAAATTCGCTATCCTGAAGATAAATTTATTATTGGTTAA
- a CDS encoding ElyC/SanA/YdcF family protein, with translation MNTLIAKNLNILIDFLAKRDLTALSPDELQAKYKINQADLLILFGGSIPEGTDVFAKAHQQNIAKNYLLVGGAGHTTEALRQKMQSSLADIDISTKSEAEIFALYLKNKYNITDCLLETKSTNCGNNITNALELLKNLDLKPKSIIFMQDATMQNRMDAGFRKYCPCDTTLINYATYKVHFTVQNDKLCLEQNNIWQMWNIDKYIELLMGEIPRLTDNINGYGPQGKDFIAHVDIPQEVHSAYQYLYQHLNIKTRQANSLYATK, from the coding sequence CCGATGAATTACAAGCAAAATACAAAATAAATCAAGCCGATTTGTTGATTTTATTCGGTGGTTCTATTCCTGAAGGTACTGATGTATTTGCTAAAGCTCATCAACAAAATATAGCTAAAAATTATCTTTTAGTCGGCGGTGCTGGTCATACTACAGAAGCTCTCCGCCAAAAAATGCAATCATCTTTAGCCGATATAGATATCTCCACTAAATCTGAAGCAGAAATCTTTGCTCTCTATTTAAAAAACAAATACAATATCACAGATTGTTTATTAGAAACTAAATCTACTAACTGCGGTAATAATATCACTAATGCTCTAGAACTTTTAAAAAATCTAGATTTAAAGCCAAAATCCATCATTTTTATGCAAGATGCTACTATGCAAAATCGCATGGACGCAGGTTTTCGAAAATATTGTCCTTGTGATACTACTTTAATCAATTATGCTACATATAAAGTTCATTTCACTGTTCAAAATGATAAATTATGTTTAGAACAAAATAATATCTGGCAAATGTGGAATATTGATAAATATATTGAGCTACTCATGGGAGAAATTCCTCGTCTTACAGATAATATCAACGGTTATGGTCCTCAAGGTAAAGATTTTATCGCTCATGTAGATATACCACAAGAAGTTCATAGTGCTTATCAATATCTCTATCAACATTTAAATATCAAAACACGCCAGGCAAATTCGCTTTATGCTACAAAATAA
- a CDS encoding DUF445 domain-containing protein — MDRFNRADKTLCVLFVCFLVVLALRTLYPQYIIFELLLFCSEASLVGGIADWFAVTALFKKPLGFPFHTAILPSRRDAFINSCVRMLQTEFLSKRKIYRRICNADLLSWGLNWAKNPDNKKYILNEVMQFLVKKIAEIDTAKVAQKNSEKIAQLILKESMGDLSHNLMGVLLKSENSQLAVDKGINFLKGYFSGREGKARIDAFLENYQKQYESGLGGLMLSLALATNTLDPDELSLIIHERILDLLDDVSDKDGELYANLINLYEEALMNIRDDENWVDSLNTLRDSFVEMGIVEKILQNSLRNFCEYLLANNNRENKLYQTIEQILSEEIDRCIEKLNTNNEFKSKINRFVLDVVHRSALKGEDVILELARKFLEGLTDKQLNELVYDKVETDMIWIRLNGSIVGGIIGFFAFWLLQLVNK, encoded by the coding sequence ATGGATAGATTTAATAGAGCAGATAAAACATTATGTGTATTATTTGTTTGTTTTTTAGTAGTTTTAGCTTTAAGAACTTTATATCCACAATATATTATTTTTGAATTATTATTATTTTGCAGTGAAGCAAGTTTAGTTGGTGGTATTGCGGACTGGTTTGCAGTTACAGCTTTATTTAAAAAGCCACTAGGGTTTCCTTTTCATACAGCTATATTGCCAAGCCGTAGAGATGCTTTTATAAATTCTTGCGTGAGAATGTTGCAGACAGAATTTTTATCTAAGCGCAAAATTTATAGACGTATATGCAATGCTGATTTATTATCATGGGGTTTAAATTGGGCTAAAAATCCTGATAATAAAAAATATATATTAAATGAAGTTATGCAGTTTTTAGTGAAAAAAATCGCTGAAATAGATACTGCTAAAGTAGCACAAAAAAACAGTGAAAAAATAGCTCAGCTTATTTTAAAAGAGTCTATGGGTGATTTATCGCATAATTTAATGGGCGTATTGCTCAAAAGTGAAAATAGTCAGCTCGCTGTAGATAAAGGTATAAATTTCTTGAAAGGATATTTTTCAGGAAGAGAAGGAAAAGCAAGAATAGATGCTTTTCTTGAAAATTATCAAAAACAGTATGAAAGTGGTCTAGGCGGTCTGATGTTATCTTTGGCTTTAGCGACAAATACTTTAGACCCAGATGAATTGTCTTTGATAATTCATGAACGTATTTTAGATTTATTAGATGATGTCAGCGATAAAGATGGCGAATTATATGCAAATCTCATAAATTTATATGAAGAAGCTTTGATGAATATTCGCGATGATGAAAATTGGGTTGATAGCTTAAATACTTTGCGTGATAGTTTTGTGGAAATGGGTATTGTGGAAAAAATTCTACAAAATTCTTTGCGCAATTTTTGTGAATATCTATTAGCTAATAATAATAGAGAGAATAAGCTTTATCAGACGATAGAACAGATTTTAAGTGAAGAAATAGATAGATGTATTGAAAAATTAAATACAAATAATGAATTTAAATCAAAAATAAATCGTTTTGTATTAGATGTTGTTCATCGTAGTGCTTTAAAAGGTGAAGATGTAATCTTAGAATTAGCACGTAAATTTTTAGAAGGATTAACAGATAAGCAATTAAATGAGTTAGTATACGATAAAGTCGAAACAGATATGATATGGATACGTTTAAACGGCTCTATCGTTGGCGGTATCATAGGCTTTTTTGCTTTTTGGTTATTGCAATTAGTGAACAAATAG
- a CDS encoding TrkH family potassium uptake protein has product MQQAEIPKSINNWLLMLSPYQVLVFSFLGLILVGAFLLMLPIASNDGSSLSFIDALFTATSAVCVTGLIVVDTGQYFSTFGQLVIIMLIQIGGFGVMTMTTVFALILGKRIQLRSRLIAQESLNRLTVGGVVKLIKLLVKTTLCIEFIGGVLLSFRLYPDYGLHGIYMAFWHSISAFCNAGFDIFGGTNIFKYNTDPLFCLVIAFLIILGGIGYGVTVELYQKHNWKMFSLHAKVALLTTLILLVIGTIVLFFLEYNNENTIGNWDWWHKLIGTFFLSTTSRTAGYTLMDTGALHEASLFFIIILMFLGASPGSTGGGIKTTTFAIIFATVTSIIRGNEEVTLFKRRIEHDLIVKSLAIFYIAAALVVLGTMFLCLTEDFPFIKILFEVTSALATVGLSTGITSSLTVYGKSILVLIMFIGRLGVLTFLMAIAMRNRKTAKIGYPSERIGVG; this is encoded by the coding sequence TTGCAACAGGCAGAAATTCCCAAGAGTATTAATAATTGGCTATTGATGTTAAGTCCTTATCAAGTTTTAGTTTTTTCTTTTTTAGGCTTAATATTAGTAGGTGCATTTTTATTGATGTTACCTATAGCATCTAATGATGGTAGCAGTCTATCATTTATAGATGCTTTATTTACTGCAACATCAGCTGTATGTGTTACTGGTTTAATTGTGGTGGATACTGGTCAATATTTTTCTACATTTGGGCAATTAGTAATTATTATGTTGATTCAAATTGGCGGTTTTGGTGTAATGACAATGACGACAGTATTTGCCTTGATTTTAGGAAAGCGTATTCAGCTTAGAAGTAGGTTAATAGCTCAAGAATCATTGAACAGGTTGACTGTTGGGGGCGTTGTAAAATTAATTAAATTATTGGTAAAGACCACTTTATGTATTGAATTTATAGGTGGCGTACTGCTATCTTTTCGCCTATATCCTGATTATGGATTACATGGGATATATATGGCGTTTTGGCATTCTATATCAGCGTTTTGTAATGCTGGTTTTGATATTTTTGGCGGTACTAATATTTTTAAATATAATACTGACCCTTTATTTTGTTTAGTTATCGCTTTTTTGATTATATTAGGCGGTATTGGTTATGGTGTAACGGTAGAACTTTACCAAAAACATAATTGGAAGATGTTTTCTTTGCATGCTAAAGTTGCTTTATTGACAACTTTGATTTTATTGGTAATTGGTACAATAGTATTGTTCTTTTTAGAATATAATAATGAAAATACGATTGGTAATTGGGATTGGTGGCATAAGTTAATAGGGACTTTCTTTTTATCTACAACTTCACGTACAGCAGGATATACTTTGATGGATACAGGAGCATTACATGAAGCTTCATTATTTTTTATCATCATATTGATGTTCTTAGGGGCATCTCCTGGTTCTACTGGTGGTGGGATAAAAACTACAACTTTTGCGATAATTTTTGCGACAGTTACCTCTATCATTCGTGGCAATGAAGAAGTTACATTGTTTAAAAGACGTATTGAACATGATTTGATTGTAAAATCTTTGGCTATTTTTTATATAGCAGCAGCTTTAGTAGTTTTAGGAACAATGTTTTTATGTTTAACAGAAGATTTTCCATTTATAAAAATATTATTTGAAGTTACATCGGCATTGGCTACTGTAGGTTTATCCACAGGGATTACTTCTAGTTTGACTGTTTATGGTAAGTCCATATTGGTTTTAATAATGTTTATTGGTCGTCTAGGCGTACTTACATTTTTGATGGCTATTGCTATGCGCAATCGAAAAACAGCTAAAATAGGATATCCTTCAGAGCGTATTGGGGTAGGTTGA